A stretch of Coccidioides posadasii str. Silveira chromosome 2, complete sequence DNA encodes these proteins:
- a CDS encoding uncharacterized protein (EggNog:ENOG410PK7Y~COG:I~TransMembrane:8 (i46-69o89-107i178-202o229-251i263-283o295-311i323-342o357-378i)~BUSCO:6717at33183), translating to MNPWKRMTRFPDSLSDEILSPLKTYKYSSIDKSFISRYILKHYWNAFVELLPLWLAPNMVTLIGFMFIIGNLLVLEVFVPDLVGPAPPWVYYSFALGLWMYSTMDNVDGKQARRTGTSSGLGELFDHGIDSLNCTLASLLEAAAMGQGSSKIGAFTTLIPCLPMFFSTWETYHTHTLYLGYFNGPTEGLIIATLVMIAAGYYGPEIYSSSLSECFGHREVLADYSFLDLWVVVLLGSFLIAHLPACILNVIRSRKRRNLPILPVFLEWTPIVVSSISTIAWLYSPHSTLLRENHLVLFAVTMSFVFGRMTTKIILAHLTRQSFPFWTMLMAPLLGGAFLGNLPRFGLPMVNKDFEAWYLRAYLVIAFVTYMHWAFFVIHRITTFLDINCLTIRKDSLAASKGLYQQISEGTRDILDSQFDLESGRLKNH from the exons ATGAACCCCTGGAAAAGGATGACCA GGTTTCCAGACTCTTTGTCGGACGAAATATTATCGCCCTTGAAAACATATAAATACTCCAGCATTGATAAATCGTTCATATCTCGATATATCTTGAAGCACTAT TGGAATGCTTTTGTTGAGTTGCTTCCCCTATGGCTCGCGCCAAATATGGTTACATTGATTGGGTTTATGTTCATTATTGGAAACCTGCTTGTGCTTGAAGTCTTTGTACCAGACTTGGTTGGGCCA GCACCACCGTGGGTTTACTACAGTTTTGCGCTTGGGCTTTGGAT GTACTCCACAATGGACAATGTGGACGGCAAGCAGGCAAGGAGGACCGGTACCTCTAGTGGGCTTGGTGAACTCTTTGA CCATGGAATTGATTCATTAAACTGCACACTAGCTAGCCTCCTGGAGGCCGCAGCCATGGGTCAAGGGTCCTCAAAGATCGGTGCATTTACTACACTAATTCCTTGCTTGCCCATGTTCTTCTCAACGTGGGAGACATATCATACTCATACATTATATTTGGGTTATTTCAATGGTCCAACCGAAGGCTTGATTATTGCCACCCTGGTTATGATCGCGGCAGGTTATTATGGCCCCGAAATTTATTCTAGTTCCTTATCTGAATGCTTTGGCCATCGAGAAGTTTTGGCCGACTATAGTTTCTTGGATCTCTGGGTGGTCGTCCTCTTGGGGTCTTTTTTGATTGCACACCTTCCCGCATGCATCCTCAATGTTATTCGGTCTCGGAAACGCAGAAACCTCCCTATTTTGCCCGTGTTCCTGGAATGGACCCCAATCGTTGTTTCCTCAATCTCGACCATTGCCTGGCTCTATTCGCCACACTCGACCCTCCTAAGAGAAAACCATCTTGTGCTCTTCGCGGTTACCATGTCTTTTGTTTTCGGCCGTATGACGACAAAAATAATACTGGCTCATTTAACCCGTCAATCGTTCCCATTTTGGACTATGCTCATGGCTCCTTTGTTAGGAGGCGCTTTTCTGGGGAATTTACCGAGGTTTGGCTTGCCTATGGTAAACAAAGATTTTGAGGCTTGGTACTTGCGTGCCTACTTGGTCATCGCCTTCGTGACATATATGCACTGggctttctttgttattcaTCGAATCACGACTTTCTTGGATATCAATTG